From the Elusimicrobiota bacterium genome, the window GATAATGTATGCATAGATTGAATATAAAAAATAGTTTTTTAGTTTTAACATTTATTGGTTTAGGTTTAATAAATTTCAGCAGTGTTATTTATGCAGGAGAAGATGTCAGTATGTTTGATAAAATGATTAGCATTACATTCAAATCACTCGCAAAATCATATATAGCTACCTCAGATATTGATAATTTGAAGAAAAAAAATATTGACAAATTGATTAAAATGGATGAGAAAAAATTCCGGAAACAATATTTAAAAACATACCCGGACTTGCAGAAATTACCCCAGCCGATAAGAACAAAATATGGTATTACAGAAAAACTTACAAAGAAACAGGCAATTAAAATTTTCGCAAAGTTTGATAAAAAAGCTTTGTATGAAATAATTGATTCAGTGCCGCATTATCTTATAGCAGAAAAGTTTAAAGAATCAATCGGGATGCAGCAAAAAGGCGATAAGAAAACAAATATAATGGAGAGTATTAAGAGTAAATGGGACCAGATAATAGCAAAAATCAAATAAATCGGAGAAGATTATAGAACATCTTGCAATAAGTAGTCAAAAGAAACGGAAAGGGGAGGAATAAAATGCCTTATGTGAAAATTGATTTGTGGAAAGGCAGAGATACCGGAACGAAGAAAAAACTGATTAAGAATATGACATCTGCCGTGATGGATTCTATCGGATGTCCGGCTGATGCTGTGCAAGTAGTAATAAACGAGGTTGAAAAAGAGAACTGGGGTCTGGGTGGTGTGCCGGCAGCTGAGAAATTTCCTGATAAATAGTTCAAAACATAGTCAAAATACTTAACGTTACCTCTGAAGTTTTTTACTTGACAAAATTCAAAAAATTAATATAATCACATCTGGCATATTATGTCAGTTTTTTTAGTTTAGGAGGGTTTGTTTTATGGTAAAAGTAGGTTGGAAATCAGCTTTATTGCTAATTACTTGTTGTTTATTTTTTTCTGTTTTTAGCGGGTGTGCAAAAAAGGTGGTTGTTAAGCCTCAGCCGGTAGAGCCGGTTGTTGAGATACCTCAACCGACAGAAGAGCCGTCCTTAAGAGGAAAAGCATATATAAAAGTTGCAGATCTTGAAACAGTACATTTTGATTATGATGATGCTTCGTTATCGGCTACAGCAAGAGATATTTTAGCAAAAAATGCTAAATGGCTTAAAGAAAACCTGGATGTTGAAATTATTGTTGAAGGGCATTGTGATGAAAGAGGAACAACCGATTATAATATAGCATTAGGTGATCGTCGTGCAAAATCAGTTAGAAGTTATCTTATGAAATTAGGTATAAAAGGGAACCGTATTGCAACAATTTCATATGGTGAAGAAAAACCGGTTGATTTTGGTCACGATGAAAATGCATGGGCGAAGAATCGTCGTGCAGAATCGCTTGGAAGAATCCCGCCTAAATAAAAATAAGAGAATTTAGGTAATTAAGTGAAAAATAACTTAAAATTATATATTATTTTCTATGTCCTGCCTTTTGTTTTATGTCTTTTTTTATCCGGTTGTGTAGCTACACAAAAGGATATGGTTGGGCTTCAATCAGATATTGTTACCCTCCAAAACCAACTTTCCGATATGCAGAAAAACCAGGCAGATTTGTCCGTTCAGATTGATGAACTTAATTCAAATATCAAAATGCTGGATGGGAAAATTGACGAAACAAACGAGAAGTTTTTAATTTTTGGTCAGAAATTAGACGATACTAACGTCGATTTTACTAATAAACTGTCGTTATTGTCAGACAAGGTTACCAAAAAAATAGAAGACTCAAAACCGACTCCGACCCAGATTTACGGTGCAGCTTATACTGATTATACAATGAAAAATTATGATCTTGCTGTTAGCGGTTTTCAGGAATATATTCAGCAGTATCCAAATGGGACATTGACCGCAAATGCCTATTTTTGGATAGGTGTGTGTTTTTATGATAAAGAAGATTATGATAAAGCAATAGAAAATTTCGATAAAATAATAACAGATTACCCTAGCTTTGAAAAAGTTCCTACCAGTAAGTTAAAGAAAGCAAATGCGCTTTTAAAACTTAAAAAAGAACCGCAAGCAATTCAGATTTTTGAGGATATAGTTAAAAATAATCCAAAAACACCAGAAGCCAGACAATCCTCAAATTATCTTTCCGGTCTGAAAAATCCCAAATGACAGACATTAAACTTAGTTTTATTGTTTCCATATCGCTGCATTTTTTATTTTTTTTATCTTTATCTATTGTTTCCAAGTCGTCGGCAAAGGTTTATTACATCCCCATACAGGTAATAGGTTCTGTTGGAATAGGAGGGGGTAGTGCCGGGGCTAATAGCAATGTTAATAACGGTAACTTGGGTGTAAAACCTTCAGAAAGTGTTTCAAAGCAGGTTACAAAAGAGGAAGTACTAAAGCCGGGTGACATTGCTGTCGGAAAACCGCGTATAACTAAAAAGAAAATTACCGGAAAAGAAGGGAAGGACGGGAAAGATATATCAAAAACTGCTGAAAGTGCACCTGGGACAGCCGGTTCTTCAGGAACAGGCGAAGGGACCGGTGCCGGTTCAGGAAATGGTGTTGAAGTTAATGCCGGAAATTTTCCATACATGGGATACGTGAATGTTTTGAGAAATAAAGTTGCAGAGAAATGGAATCCCACACCATCTACTTCCAGTGGTTCCAAAAAAATTCTGGTATATTTTAAGATTTTAAGAAGTGGTAAAGTTGAGAATTTAGTAGTGAAGGAATCAGCCGGCGTATCATATATTGACAGGTCTGCTATAAGAGCGATTATGAATTCTTCGCCATTTCCGCCGCTACCAGCTGGTTTCCCTGATGATTCGCTTGGTGTATATTTTATGTTTGAACTTTCAGGTACATAATGAAAATGAAAAAATATCAAATTAAATGGTTACTTCAGTTTTGTATGGGAATGGTACTTCTGTCGTCATTTTCTGCCCGGCTTTACAGTGTTGATATTTATCTTGAACTTAAATCCAGCGGGCGACGGGTAAATATATCTGTTTTCCCGGTAAATGATTCTAAGGTAGCGACAGAGATTTTGCAGATAGTATCAAATGATCTTTCATATTCCGAAATATTCAATGTGATTACTTTACAGCAAAGTCAGGCATTAAATAAAAACCTTGAATTTCCAAAAGCTGATCGTGACATAGCTGTTATAAACGGTATAGATACTATTGTAAAATTTACTGCTAATGTAAAAACTAATAAAATTTTAGTGACTTCCAATTGCTGGGATGTTGCTTCTGTAAAGAAGATATTTAATAAAGAATATAAATATTCAGCGGATGAAATCAGGAAACTGTCTCATAATTTTGCCGAGGATATAATAAATTATCTTACCGGTCAACAGGTAAAATTATCATCCAAGATTGCATTTTCAAATACGCTTTCAGGAAGTAAAGAGATTTGGTGTGTTGACTACGACGGCAAAAATCTAAACAGGCTTACCTATCATAATTCAATTTCTGTTTTACCGAAATATTCCAGTGACGGAAAATATCTTTATTATACAACGTACAAAGATGGTAACCCGGATGTTTTTAGGTACGATTTTGATAAAGCAAAATCAATCCAATTTTTGGCTTATCAAGGAATAAATATGGTAGGTTCTTGCTCTCCGGACGGGAAATATATTATTGTAACACTTTCAAAAAGCGGTGATCCGGAACTGTATCTTTTTACAACCGGAGGAAAAATAGTAAGGCAGCTGACATATTCAAAAGGTGTGGATACCTCCGCATCATTTTCACCCAATTCACAGGATTTTGTTTTTGTTTCTGATAGAGGCGGTAATCCGCAGTTATTTATTATGGATATTGACGGGTCAAACTTGAGAAAAATAACTAATAGTGCTTATAATGATTCACCGGTATGGTCTCCAATAGGCGACATAATTATTTTTACTAAAAGAATCGGTTCGAATTTCGATATTTATTTATATGATGTAGCAACAAAAAAAGAATATCAACTTACCCAAAATGCCGGTTCTAATGAAAGCCCGTCATTTTCACCTGATGGAAGACATGTAGTTTTTTCATCTAACCGTAACGGGCGATATGAGTTATTTACAATGACAGCAAATGGCAGCAATCAAAAACCGCTTGGTGGAATTAGCAAAGAATCCACAAACCCGACATGGTCGCCTTAAAATTAGATAAAATACTTCTCCGTTCATATGTAAATTGCATAAAGAAACAATTTTTATTAAGTTAAAAAAGTGCTTGACTAATTTCTTTTTTTTTCTATAATAATAGTCGCCATGGTGGTTGAACAGAGAAAATATCCCAGAGTGGGTTATGTAGCCAGTGTTGATATTCTACCGACATCAGACCGGAAGGTTTTATATAAAGGTCTTATAAAGAATATAAGTTTAGGCGGGATTGCTGTAGAAACTGAAAGAGATCTATTGATGGGTGGTGAGTTTAAATTCTATTTTTTACTTCCAAGTAAGATAAGTATAAAAGTGGTTGGCAATGTTGTGTGGGAATATAAAGATAAAAGTTCAAATTTTTACGGTGTTCAGTTCAGGACTGTTGGACTAATAAGTAAATTTAAGTTAAAGCGATTCATAGATAACAAATTAAAAAGCGTCCATGTATAAAAGCAAAAACGTCCATATGTTGTTGTGTTGACATGTGAACAAATGAACAATTGAACACGTGAACGCCTTTACGGTTTTAAGGGGGGGTACTATGGCAGACTATAAAAGGAAAATAGTTCTTATTGATAGGAAAATGCAATTCAAGTATGCATTTATGATTGGTGGTGCATTAATATTTATGCTTCTTGTGGTTGAGTATCATACATTTTTAACGATAAAGTTGGCTTTGCCGAATATATTATCAACAAGCGTTGGAGCACAAATAAAAGAGATTCATTTGTGGTTGATTATAAATGGGTTAGTTTACGCCTTATTTATCGGGGTAATCTCTATTTACATGTCGCATAAAATAGCCGGTCCGATTTTTAAGATAAAAAAAGATTTAAGGGAAATTATTGATACAGGAAATACTAATAAACAAATTTTCATAAGAAAAGGCGATGAGCTAAACGACCTTGTTGCCTTAATTAACGAACTACTCCAAAAAGTAGAGATAAAAAAATAGTTTTTGTTCCAATTATATCACTACAAAAACTATCCCGATGTAATGTCTGGGTCTATTATATCTTGAAACAGATATGGTTTTGGAATGTAGGCAAAGCAAGAAGCTCTGCCGCTACAGTGTTAATTTAGATGCCCCGGTTTCATCGGGGCATAATTTGTGGTAAAAATATGAAGGCGCTTGTTACAGGGGGTAGCGGTTTTTTAGGAAGTCACATTGTTGAAGCACTTCTCAAAAATAAATATTCCGTAAAATGCCTTGTTAGAAATCCAAAAAAGATAAGATGGCTTCATAAAGTGCCCGTTGAAACTATTTGCGGTGACTGTAGTGATAAAGACTGTCTCGCAGCTATAGTTTCAGATGTCGATTATATTTTTCACTCTGCTGCGCTTGTCAGAGCAATTAAAGACGATGAACTTTACTCAACAAACGTTGCAGGTACAAGGAATCTCATAGAAGCTGTTTCGAAAAACAACCCAAAAATAAAAAGGTTTGTTTATATTTCCTCACAAGCAGCTGTTGGTCCTTCTAAAAATGAAGATGTGAAAACAGAGGAAGCAAATGCCGATCCGGTTTCACATTACGGGTTCTCTAAGCTTTTAGGTGAGTCAGAGGTTTTAAAATTTAAAGATAAACTTCCGGTAACGATTTTAAGGCCGCCGTCTATATACGGTCCCCGTGATAAAGATGTTTTTGCTTTTTTCAAGTATACAAAAAATGGTATTTTACCGGTTCCAAAAGAAGAAAAGTTTATAAACATAAGTTTTGTGTCAGATGTCGTTGACGGGATACTTTTGGCGGCTGGTTCGGACAAGGCGATAGGTCAAACATATTTTATAGGTGATGACAAGATTTTTTCGTGGCGGTTATTGTGCGATGAGTTGATAAAAGCAGTAAACCCAAACGCTAAAATCATAGAAACACCGGATTTTATTTTTTATTTATCGGCATTATTCGGTGATATTTTTTCGAGGTTAAATAAAGAGCCTGCCTTAATTTCTCTTGATAAATTGAAAGAGATGAAGCAGAAAAGTTGGCTTTTGTCAGTTGAAAAAGCAAAGAAAGATTTTGGTTATTCGCCAAAAGTTTCGCTTGAAGAAGGAATAAAAATTACATACAATTGGTATTTAGAAAAAGGATGGTTATGAAAAAATACAATGTAGCTGTTGTCGGCGCGACAGGGGCAGTCGGACTTGAAATGATAAAGATGCTTGAGCGGAGAGAATTTCCGGTTGAAAATCTTTATCTTTTTGCGTCTTCAAGAACAGCGGGACAGAAATTGAAGTTTAAGGGTAAGGAAATTGTTGTTGAAGATATTAATACGATTAAGAATTATGATTTATTGAAAAATAACTATCATTTGGATTTTGCGCTTTTTTCTGCCGGTGCATCCGTATCAAAAGACTGGGCACCAAGATTTGCCCAACAGAATATTTTTGTTATAGACAATTCTTCAGCTTTTAGGATGGATGAAGGCGTACCTCTCGTTGTCCCTGAGGTTAATCCTGACGCACTTTCAGGAAGTAAAAAAATTATTGCCAACCCGAATTGTTCAACAATTCAGATGGTTGTGGCGTTGAAGCCTATTCATGATGTATCTAAAATAAAAAGGATAATTGTTTCAACTTACCAGGCAGTTTCAGGAGCAGGCGGAAAAGCGGTTGAAGAGTTTCAAAATCAAATAATGGCGTGGTCAAAAGGCGAAAAAATTCCACCGGCAGTAAAGTTGCCGCAGCAGATTGCATTCAATGTAATTCCACAGATTGATGTTTTTTTAGAGAATGCTTATACAAAAGAAGAAATGAAGATGGTTAACGAGACCAGGAAGATACTTGGTGATGATTCAATAAAAATATCTTCAACTTGTGTGAGGGTGCCGGTTTTCAGAGGACATTCTGAATCCGTATGGATTGAGACTGAAGAGAAACTAAACGGTGAAGAAGCAAGAGATATTTTACAAAATGCTGAAGGTATTATTGTGATAGATGACCCGTCCCAGAAAAAATATCCTATACCGATAGAATCTGCTGATAAACAGGTGACATATGTTGGGCGTATCCGTGAAGATTTATCATCAGAGAATGGTTTGGTTTTGTGGATTGTATCTGATAATTTGTTAAAAGGCGCAGCATTAAATGCGGTCCAAATCGCAGAAGTTTTAATGGCTAAAAAGTTTTTGTAATTATTTTATGAAAAATATAAAGATATTTGGAATTATAATATTAACTGAGTTTTTCTCGCTTAATAGTATCTACTCGATAACAGTAAATAAAGTTGAAGTTATTAAACGGTTAAGGCCATCAGTAGTAACAATAAAATTAGAAGCAGAAAAAATAGGTGTAAAAGATTGGGAACAAAAAATTGAAGCAAAAAGTGGTACAGGAACAATTATAAAACCAAATGGTTATATTGTAACTAACTATCATGTTGTAGATTTAAGTGAATGGGAATGCGATAATGGCGTAAAAATGAAATTGAATAAAATAAAAGTTATTTTAAATGATAATAGAGAATTTAATGCTCAAATAATTGGAATGGATAAGGCTACTGACTTGGCTTTAATAAAAATAGATGCCGATAATCTTAAACCGGTAACTTTTATACAAAATTCTGATACTGTAGAAGTTGGACAAGAAGCCATTGCTATAGGGAATCCGTTTGAGTTAGCGGGAACTGTTACTTCCGGTATGGTTAGTGCGGTTCATAGACAACTACCGTCTGGTGGTTATTGTCAATTTGAAGATTTTATTCAAATAGATACACCTGTAAATCCTGGCAACAGTGGTGGTCCAGCGATAGATACTGATGGAAATTTAATAGGTATAGTTACTGCTAAGATACCAAGTTATTTTTCAGAAGGAATATCTTTTGTTATTCCTTCAAATATTGTAAAACAAAGAATAGAGTTATTATTTACTAAAAAAGAAATAGAAGATGTTTGGTTAGGAATATGGATTGAAAATGAAATGAGTAGTTTGGTTGTTAAATATTTTGTTGATGAAAATCTATCTAAAACAAGTGGATTAAAATCAGGAGATGTAATTTTAAAAATTAACGATGAAGAAATTAATGGAATTTACAATATTCAACAAAAGTTATGGAAAATCGGCTTAAATGTTCCTGTGAAATTAACAATATTACGCGATGGTGTTAAATATACTTTTTCAGTGAATACTACAAAAAGACCAAAAGTTCCGACTTTAAAAGCAGAGCAAGTTTTTAAAGTATGGGGAGCTGGTTTCGATACGTCTAATAAAGTAAAACTCGTTATAAAAGATATTGATAGATATAATTATGTCCAGAATAGTATAACTTTTTATAGCATCAAAGTTGGTTCATATTTAGAAGGGAAAATGGGTTTTGAATTAAATGATGAAATCGATGGAATTACTAAACTCACAAATAGAAAGGATATTAATGAAAGATACAAGACAGCTATATTAGGTACAAGTGACGATATAATTACTGATGTTTCTTCTTTTCGCAATTCATTTCAAGGAGCAGTTAGGGAAAATTATCTTTGTTGCATAATGAAGATTACAAATCATAAATTAGATTCTTCTCATATTTGTTTAATATGGCAAAAGTTACCAGGTAACAGTTTTATTTAGTTGAAAAAAGAGAACCTGAGTTGACAAAAGTTGTCGTTTTGATATAATTAAAGGAAATTCTTAAAAAAAGGAAGGTAAATTTATGAATGTAAGGAGCTGGTTTTTAATTGATGCATCGGATGTTGTTCTTGGACGTTTATCAACAGTTGCAGTGAAGATTTTGCAAGGTAAGGGGAAAGTGGAATATGCTCCAAACAAGGATATCGGGGATTTTTTGGTTGTTACTAATGCAGCAAAGGTTAAGATGACCGGTAATAAGCTTGAGCAGAAACTGGATTATCGGCATTCCGGTTATCCGGGCGGCGATAAATATATCCTTTACAAGGACTTAATTTTGTCTAATCCTGAAAAAATTATAAGGCTTTCTATCAGCGGTATGTTGCCGAAAAACCGTCTTAGAAAAGTAATGTTGCGGCGTCTCAAAGTTTATAAAAAAGAGATAAAACAATTGGAGGGAAAATGCCAGAAAATATCAGTGTAGGTAATAGCAAAACGATTATAGCAATAGGCAGGCGAAAGACAGCAGTTGCAAGAGTAAAACTTTCTGCCGGTTCCGGGAAGTTAGTTGTTAATAAAAAACCGGTTGATAAATATTTTGCAGGTTTACCGAGATTTCAAATGACCGTGATTGAACCGCTAAAGATAACGAATTTACTATCACAATATGATGTCAGTGCAGTTGTAGGTGGCGGTGGGGTGATGGCACAGTCGGAAGCGATTCGCCATGGAATAGCCCGTGCAATTGCGTCTATTGACGCAGGTTTTAAAGCGACTATGAAAAAAGAGGGTTTTTTGACTCGTGATGACAGGATGGTTGAGAGAAAGAAACCGGGTCGCGCTAAAGCAAGAAAAAGCTTCCAGTGGACAAAAAGATAAGAAGCCTGTTTGCTTGCAAGCAGGATATGAATATATGCAAGCAAGTGCTAATATATAATAATTGTATATAAACTGAGTAAATAATGAAACAGAAAAAAATCGGTTATATTCTTGGGATATTGTCAATACTGGTAATTCTGGTTTGCGATATACTGGGTGTATTCCAGTTACTTGAGTATAAGTCTTATGATTATAGACTGAGGCTTCGTGGTCTTAAAAATCCTACCGGCGAAATAGTAATTGCTGCTATAGACGAAAGCAGTCTGGAAAAATTAGGTAGATGGCCTTGGGACAGAAGCGTTCATGCAAAGTTAATTGATAAACTTGTAAAAGCCGGGGTTAAGACAATTGGTTTTGATGTTATGTTCCTTGAAAAGAGCAACGCTCAAAGTGATAATATATTAGCAGAAGCGATGAAAAGGTCAAAAAGATGTGTCAATGAAATACTTTTTGAAATTAACAAAGGTGTTGTTGTAAATGCAAAACCGCTTTTAAAGGAAATGGAAGATGGTTCTTTGTCTTTAGGGTCTCCTAATATTTTTCCTGAAATAGACGGTGTTGTTAGAAAAGTAAAACCGGTTATAGAGTATCAGGGTAAATTGTACCCGCATATTTCTGTAGCTGTTGCTTCAGCATATTTGAATAAACCGTGGCAGGATTTGGTTAAAAATTTACCGTTAGATGCTAATGATGAGCTGCTGATTAATTATTGCGGCGAATTTGAAACCTATAAATACATTTCTTATTATAAAATAATCAGAGGAGAGGTTGATGAAAAATTATTAAAAAATAAAATAGTTCTTGTCGGATATGCCGCAGCTGGTCTTGGCGACAGGCATGTCACTCCTTTTTCACCGACAATGCCGGGTATTGAAACAATTGCGAATAATATAAATGCTTTTATAAACTCGGATTTTATTTCGTATTCAAATGTTCTTACGAGCTTATTGATAATAATTATCGTTGGTGGTATTCTTGTTTTTTTCCTGCCTAAACTTTCACCTTGGAAATCAACATTGTTAGCGGTTTTAGTTTTTGCTGTATGGTCCTGGGTTTGTAGATACTATTTTATAGAGAAAAAAATATGGATTGAATATGTACCCACTACCTTTTTGATTTTCCTGACATATATTTCAATTACTGCATGGCGGTTTATTACGGAAGAAAAGGAGAAAAGGTGGTTAAAAAAGGCGTTCGGACAGTATCTTTCGCCGCTTGTTATTAATGAAATTATGAAAAATCCTGATGCACTTGCCCTTGGCGGCAAGAGACAGGAGATGACAGTTCTTTTTTCCGATATTAGAGGATTCACAACTATTTCAGAGGCATCAACACCCGAAGAAGTCGTTGCGCTTTTAAACGAATACCTTACTAAAATGACAGAAATAGTTTTTAAGCATGAAGGTACGCTTGATAAATTTATCGGAGATGCTGTAATGGCTTTCTGGAATGCACCGATTCCTCAAAAAGACCATGCCCAAAGAGCTGTTTTGTGCGGTGTTGAAATGATACAGGAGTTAAAAAAACTTCAGGATAAATGGCGTGCCGAAAAAAGACCTATTATAGATATCGGAGTTGGTATAAATACAGGTGATATGGTTGTCGGGAATATGGGTTCTATTGAAAGAATGGATTATACTATTATTGGTGATAATGTAAATCTTGGTGCGCGTCTTGAAGGTTTAAATAAAGAGTTTAGAACTCATATAATTGTTTCTGAATCAACATATCTCCATGTCAAAGATATTGTAAAAACAAAACCTCTTGGTACCACGAAGGTTAAAGGCAAGGAAAAAGCGGTTGAGATTTACGAAGTAATACCATAAATTAGTTTTTGTCCGGTTGTGCCGGAATAAAAACTACCCTGTGGCAGATACTAAATTAAATTTGTTATTATTATGTTGGAGTAAATAAATGTATTTTTTTTGGCATTTACTTTTAGCACATATGTTAGCTGACTTTACGTTCCAGACAGATAGAATTGCCAAATGGAAAAGAGAAAATATTTCAGGTGTCTTTTTTCACGTTTTAATTTTTTTATTTTTTGCAGTTGCGATAAATTATCAATATCTGCCGCAAAAAGATTTTGCTGTTGCCTTACTTATTCTTGCTATATCTCATATAATTGAAGACCAATGGCGGGTTTATAGTATTACCAAATACAATTCACCTGATGACTTAGGATTTTTTCTTTGGGACCAATTCGTTCATATACTTTTGATTTTTGTGCTCGCTCCTAAAAATCCTATAGGGATTGAAACAGAAAAATGGATTATTTTGCTTATTATCCTAATAGTCGCATCTCATTTTACAGCAATTTTAATTTACTTTATTAAAAAGTTCTTTTATAGTAATGCAAATATTGTTACACAAGAAAAATACCATGGAATTATAGAACGACTTATTATAGTAGGCTGTTTTATAATACCTGGAAAGTGGTATTGGATTATATTGCCTTTTGTAATTATTCTTGTTGTCGGTGAGCGTATTTCTATTAAAAAAATAAGTTCTCAGTTAGATTTTTCAGCATTTAATATAATAGCGTCAAATGTTATAGGTGTAGTCTTGAGTGTCCTGGCAAGAACAGTTTGGTATTAGTTGTCTTGTGCTGTTAGCTCAATTGGATGCCGCATTCGGCGGAGTTTATCCCGCAAATGGGTCCGTAGCTCAATTGGATAGAGTGAACGGCTACGAACCGTTAGGTTAGGGGTTCAACTCCCCTCGGACCCGCTTTTTTTGGGAAACCGCAAGGTTGTAGGTTCAAGTCATGTAAGGTGCGATTTTTACCCGCCTAAGCGGGTAATCCCGATGTAACGTCGGGATGCCATGGACAATGTGTTCACAGTAAATACTGTTATTAAAAAGATGAACTATGATAAGTATTTCATGCAGGAGGCGTTAAGAGAAGCAAAAAAAGCAGAAAGTAAAAACGAAGTTCCTGTCGGTTGTGTTATTGTAAAAGATAATAAAATAATTGCAAAGGCTCACAATCAGACAATAAAAAAGAACGATTCCACTGCTCATGCTGAAATTTTAGCAATAAGGCGTGCAAATAAGAAATTAAAAAATTATCGTTTAACAGGTTGTCAGATGTATGTTACAATTGAACCCTGTTCAATGTGCGCGGGTGCACTTGTGTGGGCTCGTATTAAAAAAGTCGTTTATGCTGCTTCAGATGAAAGAACCGGTGCCTGTGGAAGTGTTATAAATGTTGTTTGCAATAGAAAATTTAATCATAGAGTTGAAGTGAAAAGCGGCATTCTAAAAAAAGAATGTATAAGTCTAATTCAAAGGTTTTTCAAAAGGAAACGAAATTATGATAAAAATCTCAAATCTCAAATTCCAAACTCCAAGCTATTTTAAAATTATTCTTCTTGCTTCCTGCTTCCTGCTTCTTGTTTCTTGCAGTATTTATTCTGCTGATTTAGGGATAGATGTAGGCAATAAAGCCCTTGATTTTTCACTTAAAGAGTTATCATCAAAATCAAATTTTAAACTTTCAAATTACACCGGGAAAAGTCCCGTATTTCTGAGTTTTTTTGCTACATGGTGCAAATACTGTAATGACGAAGTTCCCGAATTGAACAAAATTTACAATGAATATAGTAAAAAAGGGTTAGTGGTTATTTCTGTAAATGTCCAGGAAAGAGAAGAAAAAGTCAGCAGTTTTGTTCAAAAGAAAAAAATACTTTATAGAATATTACTTGATTCAAGTGCAGAGGTATCTAATAAATTTAAAGTTTATGGCATTCCGACAAATATGTTAATTGATTCAAAAGGTGTTATAGTTTTTCGTGGAAACGATATGCCTGATGTAAAAGAAATTGAAAAAATACTATTGAAGAAAAAAAATAAAAAGTAATTTTTGTTCCAATTATATAAGAACAAAAATTGCTCTAAACTCGATTCTGGGTCTATATATTGTAAGCGACAAGGAGAAATAAAAATAAAAGTTATTGGGATTTCTGCCGGTAGTAGTATAAAAAGTAGAAGTGAATTGCTGCTTGACTCTCTGCTTGATGAATTTGCAAAATTCAACTATGAGATTAGTAAAATTGCAGTAAGGGACCTTAATATTTCTTTTTGCGATGGTTTGCGGGGTTGTGAAAAAACAGGGGTTTGTAAGTGGAAAGACGATATGAAAGTTTTAGAAGAGAAACTTATGTCGTCTGATATAGTAGTTGTTTCTTCTCCGATTTATTTCACTTCCTTACCAGCAAAATTAAAAGCAATAGTAGATAGATGTC encodes:
- a CDS encoding 4-oxalocrotonate tautomerase family protein, producing MPYVKIDLWKGRDTGTKKKLIKNMTSAVMDSIGCPADAVQVVINEVEKENWGLGGVPAAEKFPDK
- the pal gene encoding peptidoglycan-associated lipoprotein Pal — its product is MVKVGWKSALLLITCCLFFSVFSGCAKKVVVKPQPVEPVVEIPQPTEEPSLRGKAYIKVADLETVHFDYDDASLSATARDILAKNAKWLKENLDVEIIVEGHCDERGTTDYNIALGDRRAKSVRSYLMKLGIKGNRIATISYGEEKPVDFGHDENAWAKNRRAESLGRIPPK
- the ybgF gene encoding tol-pal system protein YbgF, producing the protein MKNNLKLYIIFYVLPFVLCLFLSGCVATQKDMVGLQSDIVTLQNQLSDMQKNQADLSVQIDELNSNIKMLDGKIDETNEKFLIFGQKLDDTNVDFTNKLSLLSDKVTKKIEDSKPTPTQIYGAAYTDYTMKNYDLAVSGFQEYIQQYPNGTLTANAYFWIGVCFYDKEDYDKAIENFDKIITDYPSFEKVPTSKLKKANALLKLKKEPQAIQIFEDIVKNNPKTPEARQSSNYLSGLKNPK
- a CDS encoding TonB family protein yields the protein MTDIKLSFIVSISLHFLFFLSLSIVSKSSAKVYYIPIQVIGSVGIGGGSAGANSNVNNGNLGVKPSESVSKQVTKEEVLKPGDIAVGKPRITKKKITGKEGKDGKDISKTAESAPGTAGSSGTGEGTGAGSGNGVEVNAGNFPYMGYVNVLRNKVAEKWNPTPSTSSGSKKILVYFKILRSGKVENLVVKESAGVSYIDRSAIRAIMNSSPFPPLPAGFPDDSLGVYFMFELSGT
- a CDS encoding PilZ domain-containing protein yields the protein MVVEQRKYPRVGYVASVDILPTSDRKVLYKGLIKNISLGGIAVETERDLLMGGEFKFYFLLPSKISIKVVGNVVWEYKDKSSNFYGVQFRTVGLISKFKLKRFIDNKLKSVHV
- a CDS encoding NAD-dependent epimerase/dehydratase family protein, translating into MKALVTGGSGFLGSHIVEALLKNKYSVKCLVRNPKKIRWLHKVPVETICGDCSDKDCLAAIVSDVDYIFHSAALVRAIKDDELYSTNVAGTRNLIEAVSKNNPKIKRFVYISSQAAVGPSKNEDVKTEEANADPVSHYGFSKLLGESEVLKFKDKLPVTILRPPSIYGPRDKDVFAFFKYTKNGILPVPKEEKFINISFVSDVVDGILLAAGSDKAIGQTYFIGDDKIFSWRLLCDELIKAVNPNAKIIETPDFIFYLSALFGDIFSRLNKEPALISLDKLKEMKQKSWLLSVEKAKKDFGYSPKVSLEEGIKITYNWYLEKGWL
- a CDS encoding aspartate-semialdehyde dehydrogenase — encoded protein: MKKYNVAVVGATGAVGLEMIKMLERREFPVENLYLFASSRTAGQKLKFKGKEIVVEDINTIKNYDLLKNNYHLDFALFSAGASVSKDWAPRFAQQNIFVIDNSSAFRMDEGVPLVVPEVNPDALSGSKKIIANPNCSTIQMVVALKPIHDVSKIKRIIVSTYQAVSGAGGKAVEEFQNQIMAWSKGEKIPPAVKLPQQIAFNVIPQIDVFLENAYTKEEMKMVNETRKILGDDSIKISSTCVRVPVFRGHSESVWIETEEKLNGEEARDILQNAEGIIVIDDPSQKKYPIPIESADKQVTYVGRIREDLSSENGLVLWIVSDNLLKGAALNAVQIAEVLMAKKFL